One segment of Candidatus Abyssobacteria bacterium SURF_5 DNA contains the following:
- a CDS encoding DUF3618 domain-containing protein yields MGEKTGEIRIHEHSATTSVQTEGLSDTERLRAEIEQTRLEMSRTLDEIRGQLAPSRLREQAKMRVKQASVRRAKRMNRRMRNTVREHPLTAAIFGFSTFWLLKEGIKSARGGDGEFEEEYVPGRYGYGGRLPYEEEGIAGEPGMEGEIPEARGEVGERFEEARERAAEKAEEVRLKAGRYRERAGEKASEYAGKTREKVGLQRERIQGTFNRMLNERPLVVVAAALGLGAFLGSLIPESRKEHELMGEQKEAITGRLKEKAQESFEKAKTVAKDTAEFAKRESKEKL; encoded by the coding sequence ATGGGCGAAAAGACAGGCGAAATAAGGATTCATGAACATTCGGCTACGACATCCGTTCAGACCGAAGGGCTGTCGGATACCGAGCGCCTGCGTGCAGAGATCGAACAGACCCGGCTGGAAATGAGCCGCACACTGGATGAAATCAGAGGGCAGCTCGCACCCTCGCGCCTGCGCGAACAGGCGAAAATGCGGGTGAAACAGGCTTCGGTCCGCAGGGCCAAACGGATGAATAGGCGAATGCGCAACACGGTACGGGAACATCCTCTTACGGCCGCAATTTTCGGGTTTAGCACGTTCTGGCTGTTGAAAGAAGGCATCAAATCCGCGAGGGGCGGAGACGGCGAATTCGAGGAAGAGTATGTTCCTGGACGTTACGGATATGGCGGCAGACTCCCCTATGAAGAAGAAGGAATAGCAGGAGAGCCGGGCATGGAAGGCGAAATCCCGGAAGCCCGAGGTGAAGTTGGAGAGCGATTCGAAGAGGCGCGCGAACGCGCGGCTGAAAAAGCAGAAGAAGTGCGGCTGAAGGCAGGGCGGTATCGCGAGCGGGCGGGAGAGAAAGCCTCAGAATATGCCGGCAAAACGCGCGAGAAGGTGGGCCTGCAAAGGGAACGCATTCAGGGCACCTTCAACAGAATGCTGAACGAACGGCCGTTGGTCGTAGTCGCCGCGGCTCTGGGCTTGGGCGCGTTTCTCGGTTCGTTGATTCCCGAATCAAGGAAAGAACATGAACTGATGGGCGAGCAGAAAGAGGCCATAACCGGCAGATTGAAAGAGAAAGCACAGGAGTCATTTGAGAAGGCGAAAACAGTAGCAAAAGACACGGCTGAATTCGCGAAGCGTGAGTCGAAAGAAAAACTGTAA
- a CDS encoding response regulator: MPEPKILVVDDEKTVVEIHKKLLEKRGYHVIVAYNGAEALTKVASEEPDLVLTDVSMPEMDGLQLCERLKGTKTTRLIPIIMLTAMDDFDNKIRGIETGADDFLAKPVRPRELYARVQSLLRIKNLTDNLESAETVIFSLANAIEAKDVFTKGHTDRVSSLARRIGEYIGMSETETENLEKGGILHDIGKIGIRDTILNKPGKLTDEEFEEIKKHPETGEKICRPLRSLEPVLPIIKCHHERFDGSGYPLGLAGEQIPLPARIVALVDVYEALRSKRAYRDAMPHAEAMAILLRETAESKFDPEVLKKFEEMMNFEPELRQTFGKLRKKPHTPVFP, translated from the coding sequence ATGCCGGAACCCAAGATTCTCGTGGTCGACGACGAGAAGACCGTCGTTGAAATCCACAAAAAGCTTTTAGAGAAAAGGGGCTATCACGTTATCGTGGCGTACAATGGCGCAGAGGCGCTTACGAAAGTGGCCTCTGAGGAGCCGGACCTTGTTCTCACCGACGTGTCAATGCCGGAAATGGACGGCCTCCAGCTTTGCGAACGCCTGAAGGGAACGAAGACGACCAGGCTGATCCCCATCATCATGCTGACCGCAATGGATGATTTCGATAACAAGATCCGCGGCATCGAAACAGGCGCTGACGATTTTCTGGCAAAGCCCGTTCGGCCCCGTGAACTATATGCGCGAGTGCAGTCGCTTCTCCGCATCAAGAATCTCACCGACAACCTCGAGAGCGCTGAAACGGTCATTTTCTCGCTCGCGAATGCCATTGAGGCGAAGGATGTGTTTACGAAGGGACACACCGATCGCGTGTCGTCACTGGCCCGTCGTATCGGCGAATATATCGGAATGAGTGAAACCGAAACCGAGAACCTCGAGAAGGGCGGCATCCTGCACGATATCGGCAAGATCGGCATCAGGGACACCATCCTGAACAAGCCGGGCAAATTAACCGATGAGGAGTTTGAGGAGATCAAAAAACACCCGGAGACGGGAGAAAAAATCTGCCGGCCGTTGCGCTCGCTCGAGCCGGTTCTCCCGATCATAAAATGCCACCACGAACGATTCGACGGCAGCGGGTATCCTCTCGGGCTTGCAGGCGAACAGATACCGCTCCCCGCGAGAATTGTCGCATTGGTGGACGTCTATGAGGCGCTTCGGTCCAAGCGCGCCTACCGGGACGCCATGCCTCATGCCGAGGCAATGGCCATCCTCCTGCGGGAGACGGCCGAAAGCAAATTCGATCCGGAGGTTCTTAAGAAATTCGAAGAGATGATGAACTTCGAACCCGAGTTGCGGCAGACTTTCGGAAAGCTCCGAAAGAAGCCTCATACCCCGGTCTTCCCGTGA
- a CDS encoding phage holin family protein codes for MEVRTIEERSLGDLFSDLSRETSLLLRQEMELARVETSELISKMLRDSALAASGALIAYAGFLVLLGAAVYGLGTALPWWASALIIGGATLIVGLVLVAIGRSMLKNRSLKPRHTFESIKEDIQWAKRQAK; via the coding sequence ATGGAGGTAAGAACAATAGAGGAACGCTCGCTTGGCGATCTCTTTTCCGATCTTTCCCGAGAAACGAGCCTCCTGTTGCGGCAGGAGATGGAATTAGCCAGGGTCGAGACATCGGAATTGATCTCGAAAATGCTGAGAGATTCGGCGCTGGCTGCAAGTGGAGCGTTGATAGCATACGCGGGTTTTCTGGTGTTGTTAGGGGCCGCGGTTTACGGCTTGGGCACTGCGCTGCCCTGGTGGGCGTCGGCGCTCATCATCGGCGGCGCCACGTTGATCGTGGGGCTCGTGCTTGTGGCGATCGGCAGAAGTATGCTGAAGAACAGAAGCCTTAAACCGCGTCATACATTTGAAAGTATAAAGGAGGATATACAATGGGCGAAAAGACAGGCGAAATAA